The genomic interval GCTTTCAACCACCACCACATCAATAGACACAGTAGCTGACAGGGAGGGTTCTCCGTTATCAGAAACCAACACCACCAAGGGGTGAGTTTTCAGGTCATTGTCACTCATTCTCCTCTTAGTCCTGATTTCTCCGGTGCTGGTTCCGATCCGGAAGAGATTGTTTCCTTTGGGCTCAGAGAGGTGATAAGAAAGCAGCGCGTTGTATCCAGAGTCTGCGTCTACAGCCCTGATCTTTGCCACAAAGTATCCCGCTTCAGCAGAATAGGGGATGCTCTCACTGTTAACGGAGCCGTGCTCAGAATAGGGCGCCAGAATATTTGGATTATTGTCGTTTTCATCCAGGATTAAAACGTTCACAGTCACGTTGCTGCTGAGCGGAGGAACACCAGAGTCTGTGGCCTGAACTTTAAACTGAAACGTTTTTAACTCCTCATAGTTAAAAGACTGCAGGCTGACTATATCTCCAGTCTCTGAGTTGATGTTTACAACCGAAGTTATAGGAATACTTTTGGAATCACCTTCCACTGAGTATGTTACTCTCGCGTTTTCATTTAAATCAGAATCGACTGCAGTTATCGTACAGATACGAGCTCCAACGGGACTATTTTCTTTCACATAAACATGAATCACGGGTTCAAGGAAACGAGGCGCGTTATCATTGACATCAGATACTTCAACAGTAATAACGCTGGTGCTGGATAGAGGCGGGGTCCCTTCATCAGCAGCTGTAATCGTGACGCTATAAGAGGAGTATCCTTCTCTATCAAGAGGTCCATCTACAACTAAAGAGTAATAATTCTTATAATTGGAGGTCAGCTTAAAAGGTGCAGAACCAATAAGCGCACAGCGAGCCTGACCGTTTTTGCCTCCATCTTTATCAGTCACCGTCACTAAAGCGACAACGCTTCCTATATCAGCGTCTTCTTTAACGGGGTTCATGAGTGACGTCACCACAATTTCTGGGGCATTATCGTTCACATCGACTACCTCCACCAGCAGCTTTCCATTTGCACTCCGAGGCAACCCCCCTTGGTCTGTTGCTTGAATATGAATTTCATATGCTGCCTGTGCTTCGTAATCCAAACTACCCTTTACTATGATCTCTCCAGTTTCTGCATTAATGGAGAACAGATCTGCCGGATTGAAGTTTCCACGCTTGACAAAAGAGTACGTGAGCCTCCCGTTGTCCCCTTCGTCTAAATCTGTGGCACTCAGTTGAATCACTAATGATCCAGCTGGTGCGTTTTCATTCACCCGTGCCTTGTATAGTGTTTTACTAAATGACGGCGTGTTATCATTTGCATCcagaacatttacatttatgtgTAAGGTTCCGGTTTTAGGAGGCTTTCCTCCATCTACAGCGGTCAGCGATAGCTTAATAACTGCTTGTTTTTCACGATCCAAAGCTTTCAGCAGCACCAATTCAGCAGATACACTATGCCCTCCACCGCTTTGCACATCCAGGGAGAAATATTCATTTGGACTCAGCCTGTACGTCTTTACTGAATTGCTCCCAGTGTCTGCATCAAGAGCCAGGGGAAGCAAAAAGTGTTCCCCCGTAGGTGATAATTCAGATATGTTTAGTGAATATGACGTCTCAACGAAGGTTGGTGCGTTGTCATTTAAGTCAACAATAACCACCTCAATGCGGTGGAGCACCATAGGATTACTCAGTATAGCCTCTAAGTTTAGCGTGCATTTTACCGTGTTTGGACAAAGCTCCTCGCGGTCTATTCGCTCATTAACATAAAGATCCCCCGTTTTAAAATTCGCCTCGAAATATTTCTTACTGTACCCAGACACGATATTCAGATTCCTCGTTTGCAGGTCTCGGACGTTGACGTTTAAATCCTTTGCGAGATTCCCCACCACAGTCCCTTTGTCCACCTCCTCGGAAACGGAGTAGGATATCTGAGCAGCACACCAGtcagataaaaacaacatgaacaGCCAGCAGAGTATTCCGTTATTATTCCTTCCACCGCCCATCGCTGCTTTCAAAAGAAAGTGACGCGACACAAACTATATTCATCCATAAAACGCCACCCGATCGGCCAGCGTTTTTAATCCCGTCCACTCCGGTCCTCTCCGTTTCATCGCCACTCGTGTTCCTCTCACAAAGACACTCATAGTGTGCTGACGCACCACTCGGAAAGGAGGAGACTGAAAACACCGAGCTCACAAAAACATGTGGTCATCAGCGACCCCGCGCGGTACAACTTAGATATGAAGATGCTTTCAAAAATAGAGTTGCACTCCCTGCATGTCTCATACTACAACACGTGTGATACATTATATACCCTTAGGTTTTAAAGGGAGACTAAAAGTTTTACTTTAACCGGTTGTGTAAAGAGGAAAATATCAGGCTAAATAGTCACAGATTACTGCAGAAAAATTACAGAACAATCtgaaattattttaacccatGGAAAAATATACCAAAACTTgttgaaaacatactgtataatgagtTCAAAGGCATCAACAATATTTTCCATAGATAGGTTAATAACAACTGCCAACAGTACCGCCACGGTCTACTATTTGAAGATAGTTCAGCTTGTAAGAAGCCACTTGTTTTTCAAGCATAAAGAATTCATGAATTGACAGCATAAGAAACTGAAAGCATGAGTGATAGCATAATTCACGCCAGTGTTTTTGGATTGTGAGCCCAGGAGGACAAAGAAGACACCAGTATGttttcagcaccacggagagCGCTCTACAAACCTACTTGCAGGATGTGTCCACTATTTTACAACCTAATACAAGGCTGTTATCTgtttaaatgcaaatttgtaCAAATGTTTTCATGATTGGGTCATTCTTAATTGGGAATTTCTGAGATTTTGTAAACTTTGCAAGTCATGTATGCGACAGCAAGGAGAGAGGAGTGAAAGGCTTCAAACAACTCACCTTGTCTTTGTTGGGTAAAGTCTGAGTTCTGGTAAAAGTGTCTCCTCCGTTAATACTGATCAGTTCACCATCTACAGGTGGATACGGTGCGGGGAAAACCACTACGTCACTTTTCAGTGTGTCTGAGCTGAAACACACGTCATACTGCTGAGTAGATTTGGAGTAAGACCAGCTCCCGTCAGGGTGGGTGGTGATCATTGGGGCGCTGTACCTGCTGAAACTGCCGTCTGTCCTGTGGCATTTGACAGCTATTAAACTGATGAGGCTGAGCAGAAAGATCACTGACACCGACACAATGGCGATCAGCAGATACAGGTGTAAATCCGAGAAGCTCTCCTCCTTCATGGGCACATGTCTGAACTGAGTCTGGATGTCAGCTGTGCTTTCAACCACCACCACATCAATAGACACAGTAGCTGACAGGGAAGGTTCTCCGTTATCAGAAACCAACACCACCAAGGGGTGAGTTTTCAGGTCATTGTCACTCATTCTCCTCTTAGTCCTGATTTCTCCGGTACTGGTTCCGATCCGGAAGAGGTTGTTTCCTTTGGGCTCAGAGAGGTGATAAGAAAGCAGCGCGTTGTATCCAGAGTCTGCGTCTACAGCCCTGATCTTTGCCACAAAGTATCCCGCTTCAGCAGAATAGGGGATGCTCTCACTGTTAACGGAGCCGTGCTCAGAATAGGGGGCGAGAATATTTGGATTATTATCGTTTTCATCCAGGATTAAAACGTTCACAGTCACGTTGCTGCTGAGCGGAGGAACACCAGAGTCTGTGGCCTGAACTTTAAACTGAAACGTAGTTAACTCCTCATAGTTAAAAGACTGCAGGCTGACTATATCTCCAGTTTCTGAATTGATGTTTACAACAGAAGTTAGTGGAATAGTTTTTGAATTGCCATCCAATGATGAATATGttacttttgcattttgtccTATATCAGGATCAACTGCTGTTATAGTAAAGATAGTAGCTCCCACTGCActattttctttcacatatacATTAATCACAGGCTCTGAGAATAACGGGGCGTTGTCATTCACATCAGAAATGTGAACAGGAATAACACTGGTGCTAGAGAGTGGCGGAGTGCCTTCATCAGTGGCTATGATGGTGACATTATATTGAGAAACACTCTCTCTGTCAAGGGGACCATCGACtgttaatgaataataattctTGTAGTTTAGCTTGAGCTTAAAAGGCACTAACCCCAGAATGTTAGCACTGGTGAGACCATTACTACCCCCATCTTTGTCAGTTACAGTCACCAAAGCGACCACTGTACCTACCTCAGAATCCTCTTTAACTGGACTCATAAGGGAGGTTATAATGATTTCAGGTATATTGTCATTAACATCAGTTACTTCCACTAACACTTTACCATGCACGCTTCGAGAAGGTGTACCTTTATCTCTTGCCTGTACACGAATATCATATGCTGTATTCTCTTCATAGTCTACTTTTCCCTTTACGGTTATTTCTCCTGTGTCTGAGTTTATTGAGAACAAAGCTTCTGGATTGAAATTCCCCCTctcaataaatgaatacattatcTCACCATTCATTCCCTCATCTAAATCTGTAGCAGTTACAGTCAGTATGGATGTCTGAAATGGTGCATTTTCAGTGACTTGGGCCTTATACAGAGGTTGACTAAATACCGGAGCATTGTCATTTGTATCCATGACATGCACCACTATTTTTAATGTCCCTGACCGGGCAGGTTTTCCTCCGTCCAGAGCAGTTAAAGTAAGGTGGATAACAGACTGTTTCTCCCTGTCTAAAGCTTTCTGTAGCACCAGCTCAGCAGACTCACTGTGCTGTCCTCCGCTCTGTACGTCCAGTGAGAAATATGCATTTGGACTCAGCTTGTAGCTCTTTACCGAGTTACTGCCCGTGTCTGCGTCGTTTGCCATCGGGAGTAGATATCTCTCACCGGTAAAAGAAGATTCAGACATGTTGAAAGTCTTCTCCTTTTCACGAAAAGATGGCGCATTATCGTTAATATCAACAATCTGTACCTCTATGCGATGCAGATGCGTCGGGTGGCTCAGAATGGCTTCTATATTCAGGGCACATTTCGCCGTATTTGGACAGAGCTCCTCACGATCAATCCTATCGCAAACATACAGAGCACCAGTCTTTAAATCCACGTCGAAATATTTCTTAGTATTCCCAGAGACAACTCGTAAATCCCGTTTTTCCAAATCGTGAACATTAATCTGTAAATCCTTAGCGAGATTTCCCACCACCGTTCCTTTGTCAACCTCCTCGGAAACGGAGAAGGAGAGCTGCGCTGTCGACCCGCCgcacaaacaaagaaaagctaTTATCTGTATCCAGATCGCCACTGTTAGTCCTCCACGTCCCATCGCTGCCACAGAATGAAAGAAATGATCATTTTCCAACATGTCCACACTTTAGGAGAATAACAAACGAAGCCCTCGCTGTCCTGTGCCTATGTGTGTATTCTCTGACAAAGCACTGGTGATGCTATGATGCTTCGTACGGAGAGGAGGAGTCTGTGGAAAAAGGAGCCACACGAATATTGTGGTCTCGAGCGACACCAACTGTTATTTTCATGCTAATAAATCAGGACTTGAAGATTATTAAATGTAGCCTGCTATTTCAGTGGAAAATTATATAAAACCTCgttcacaacaaaaacacagtttccGGTGCGTAAGTAAAAACTATTGTGTGTCACCAGGGCAACACATATTAAAGAAGTAGTCTGCTTTTGAAATAATATAAAAGTGAGGCCGCCTTTTTTCGTGTGCGCAAAATCACCATTCagatttcagcaccatggacagcgtcCCTGCTGGTCAGCAGTGTGACAGAGATCTAACTTGACCAATTACTTCTCAGCTCAAAGTACTATTAATCAGCAACTGTTTCGAAAAAATACCCACATAAATTACCCAACATCCAGAAAGTGAATGGCTTTTTTTcggggaaaaataaataaataaataaataactatcaTCAGGTAATTGCCGATTTGCATGTATATCCCCTAGAGTACTACTTTGTATCAAGTTGTTTTCACAGCcatacatcaaatatatatcacGAAAAGTCAGCAAATGTTGAAACTATTCAAAATCGGATAATTTGATAACCTAACACGTCTTTCAGAAATGGAATGGCATTATCATCAGAGAGAAATTTAGTCTCGAGTTACAAACAACTCACCTTGTCTTTGTTGGGTAAAGTCTGAGTTCTGGTAAAAGTGTCTCCTCCGTTAATACTGATCAGTTCACCATCAACAGGTGGATACGGTGCGGGGAAAACCACTACGTCACTCTTCAGTGTGTCTGAGCTGAAACACACGTCATACTGCTGAGTAGATTTGGAGTAAGACCAGCTCCCGTCAGGGTGGGTGGTGATCATTGGGGCGCTGTACCTGCTGAAACTGCCGTCTGTCCTGTGGCATTTGACAGCTATTAAACTGATGAGGCTCAGCAGAAAGATCACTGACACCGACACAATGGCGATCAGCAGATACAGGTTTAAATCAGAGAAGCTGTCCTCCTTTATGGGCACATGTCTGAATTGAGTCTGGATGTCAGCTGTGCTTTCAACCACCACCACATCAATAGACACAGTAGCTGACAGGGAGGGTTCTCCGTTATCAGAAACCAACACCACCAAGGGGTGAGTTTTCAGGTCATTGTCACTCATTCTCCTCTTAGTCCTGATTTCTCCGGTGCTGGTTCCGATCCGGAAGAGATTGTTTCCTTTGGGCTCAGAGAGGTGATAAGAAAGCAGCGCGTTGTATCCAGAGTCTGCGTCTACAGCCCTGATCTTTGCCACAAAGTATCCCGCTTCAGCAGAATAGGGGATGCTCTCACTGTTAACGGAGCCGTGCTCAGAATAGGGCGCCAGAATATTTGGATTATTGTCGTTTTCATCCAGGATTAAAACGTTCACAGTCACGTTGCTGCTGAGCGGAGGAACACCAGAGTCTGTGGCCTGAACTTTAAACTGAAACGTGTTTAACTCCTCATAGTTAAAAGACTGCAGGCTGACTATATCTCCAGTCTCTGAGTTGATGTTTACAACCGAAGTTATAGGAATACTTTTGGAATCACCTTCCACTGAGTATGTTACTCTCGCGTTTTCATTTAAATCAGAATCGACTGCAGTTATCGTACAGATACGAGCTCCAACGGGACTATTTTCTTTCACATAAACATGAATCACGGGTTCAAGGAAACGAGGCGCGTTATCATTGACATCAGATACTTTAACAGTAATAACGCTGGTGCTGGATAGAGGCGGGGTCCCTTCATCAGCAGCTGTAATCGTGACGCTATAAGAGGAGTATCCTTCTCTATCAAGAGGTCCATCTACAACTAAAGAGTAATAATTCTTATAATTGGACGTCAGCTTAAAAGGTGCAGAACCAATAAGTGCACAGCGAGACTGACCGTTTTTGCCTCCATCTTTATCAGTCACCGTCACTAAAGCGACAACGCTTCCTATATCAGCGTCTTCTTTAACGGGGTTCATGAGTGACGTCACCACAATTTCTGGGGCATTGTCGTT from Sebastes fasciatus isolate fSebFas1 chromosome 10, fSebFas1.pri, whole genome shotgun sequence carries:
- the LOC141774838 gene encoding protocadherin alpha-4-like; the encoded protein is MGGGRNNNGILCWLFMLFLSDWCAAQISYSVSEEVDKGTVVGNLAKDLNVNVRDLQTRNLNIVSGYSKKYFEANFKTGDLYVNERIDREELCPNTVKCTLNLEAILSNPMVLHRIEVVIVDLNDNAPTFVETSYSLNISELSPTGEHFLLPLALDADTGSNSVKTYRLSPNEYFSLDVQSGGGHSVSAELVLLKALDREKQAVIKLSLTAVDGGKPPKTGTLHINVNVLDANDNTPSFSKTLYKARVNENAPAGSLVIQLSATDLDEGDNGRLTYSFVKRGNFNPADLFSINAETGEIIVKGSLDYEAQAAYEIHIQATDQGGLPRSANGKLLVEVVDVNDNAPEIVVTSLMNPVKEDADIGSVVALVTVTDKDGGKNGQARCALIGSAPFKLTSNYKNYYSLVVDGPLDREGYSSYSVTITAADEGTPPLSSTSVITVEVSDVNDNAPRFLEPVIHVYVKENSPVGARICTITAVDSDLNENARVTYSVEGDSKSIPITSVVNINSETGDIVSLQSFNYEELKTFQFKVQATDSGVPPLSSNVTVNVLILDENDNNPNILAPYSEHGSVNSESIPYSAEAGYFVAKIRAVDADSGYNALLSYHLSEPKGNNLFRIGTSTGEIRTKRRMSDNDLKTHPLVVLVSDNGEPSLSATVSIDVVVVESTADIQTQFRHVPIKEDSFSDLNLYLLIAIVSVSVIFLLSLISLIAVKCHRTDGSFSRYSAPMITTHPDGSWSYSKSTQQYDVCFSSDTLKSDVVVFPAPYPPVDGELISINGGDTFTRTQTLPNKDKVSCL
- the LOC141774839 gene encoding protocadherin alpha-2-like, whose product is MLENDHFFHSVAAMGRGGLTVAIWIQIIAFLCLCGGSTAQLSFSVSEEVDKGTVVGNLAKDLQINVHDLEKRDLRVVSGNTKKYFDVDLKTGALYVCDRIDREELCPNTAKCALNIEAILSHPTHLHRIEVQIVDINDNAPSFREKEKTFNMSESSFTGERYLLPMANDADTGSNSVKSYKLSPNAYFSLDVQSGGQHSESAELVLQKALDREKQSVIHLTLTALDGGKPARSGTLKIVVHVMDTNDNAPVFSQPLYKAQVTENAPFQTSILTVTATDLDEGMNGEIMYSFIERGNFNPEALFSINSDTGEITVKGKVDYEENTAYDIRVQARDKGTPSRSVHGKVLVEVTDVNDNIPEIIITSLMSPVKEDSEVGTVVALVTVTDKDGGSNGLTSANILGLVPFKLKLNYKNYYSLTVDGPLDRESVSQYNVTIIATDEGTPPLSSTSVIPVHISDVNDNAPLFSEPVINVYVKENSAVGATIFTITAVDPDIGQNAKVTYSSLDGNSKTIPLTSVVNINSETGDIVSLQSFNYEELTTFQFKVQATDSGVPPLSSNVTVNVLILDENDNNPNILAPYSEHGSVNSESIPYSAEAGYFVAKIRAVDADSGYNALLSYHLSEPKGNNLFRIGTSTGEIRTKRRMSDNDLKTHPLVVLVSDNGEPSLSATVSIDVVVVESTADIQTQFRHVPMKEESFSDLHLYLLIAIVSVSVIFLLSLISLIAVKCHRTDGSFSRYSAPMITTHPDGSWSYSKSTQQYDVCFSSDTLKSDVVVFPAPYPPVDGELISINGGDTFTRTQTLPNKDKVSCLKPFTPLSLLSHT